A region from the Medicago truncatula cultivar Jemalong A17 chromosome 6, MtrunA17r5.0-ANR, whole genome shotgun sequence genome encodes:
- the LOC25495788 gene encoding alpha-L-arabinofuranosidase 1 isoform X4 gives MYLLCIILMAFDPTEGQTAKLVINASRSSGMQIPDTFMGVFFEEINHAGAGGLWAELVNNRGFEAEGEKVPSSLHPWEVIGDKPAIVVSIDQTSVFQRNRNALRMEVHCDHSSSCLPDGVGISNPGFWGMNIEKGKKYKVVFYVRSTEGIDLKVSFVGTNGGKLASSEISGVGVNASTWRRVERVLEATETNHYSSLQITATGKGTVWLDQVSAMPLDTYKGHGFRMDLFQMVAELKPRVFRFPGGCYVEGNVLKNAFQWKQTVGPWENRRGHYGDIWDYWTDDGFGFFEGLQLAEDLNALPIWVFNNGISHSEQVNVSAISPFVQDALDGIEFAIGSPTSRWGSIRASMGHPQPFNLKYLAVGNEDCQNNLIPIYQGNYPVFYEAIKRVYPDIQIITNCDASKQPLTHPADLYDYHHYSLTANDMFHKAEDFDHASRTGPKAFVSEYALIKEDAGNGTLLAAVAEAGFLIGLEKNSDVVSMVNYAPLFVNTNDRKWTPDAIVFDSHQVYGIPSYWLIKLFKESSGATFLNSTLQTDSPTLAASAISWKSSVDGTSILRIKVANLDKKAVIIEISIEGLESSVSFSKLTKTVLTSSNPMDENSFSEPNKVVPKESLIQNAGKIINVHIDPVSVTSFDFNM, from the exons ATGTATCTATTATGTATCATTTTGATGGCATTCGATCCAACTGAGGGTCAAACAGCCAAGTTGGTAATCAATGCTTCTCGGTCATCAGGGATGCAAATCCCTGATACCTTCATGGGAGTGTTTTTTGAG gAGATTAATCACGCTGGTGCTGGTGGACTTTGGGCGGAGCTCGTAAACAACAGAGGTTTTGAAGCTGAGGGAGAAAAAGTTCCTTCCAGTTTGCATCCATGGGAAGTTATTGGAGACAAACCGGCAATTGTTGTATCTATTGACCAGACTTCCGTCTTCCAGCGTAACAGGAATGCATTGAGGATGGAGGTACACTGTGACCACTCCAGTTCATGCCTACCTGATGGGGTTGGCATCTCTAATCCTGGATTCTGGGGCATG AATATTGAGAAGGGGAAGAAATACAAAGTGGTTTTTTATGTTCGTTCAACAGAAGGAATTGATCTAAAAGTTTCATTTGTTGGAACAAATGGTGGAAAATTGGCTTCAAGTGAGATCAG TGGCGTTGGTGTAAATGCATCAACATGGAGAAGGGTGGAACGTGTGCTGGAGGCCACCGAAACTAACCACTACTCAAGCCTTCAAATTACGGCAACCGGGAAAGGGACTGTGTGGTTAGACCAAGTATCGGCTATGCCGTTGGACACTTATAAG GGACATGGCTTCCGTATGGATCTTTTTCAGATGGTGGCAGAATTAAAACCAAGAGTATTTAGATTTCCAG GTGGCTGTTATGTTGAAGGAAATGTGTTAAAAAATGCATTTCAATGGAAACAAACAGTTGGACCTTGGGAGAACAGACGTGGTCACTATGGTGATATTTGGGATTATTGGACGGATGATGGCTTTGGTTTTTTTGAGGGTCTCCAA CTAGCGGAGGATCTTAATGCATTGCCAATATGGGTTTTTAACAATG GTATCAGCCATAGTGAACAAGTTAATGTCTCTGCCATTTCACCATTTGTACAA gATGCCCTTGATGGTATTGAGTTTGCTATAGGAAGTCCCACTTCAAGGTGGGGTTCCATTAGAGCTTCTATGGGACACCCTCAACCTTTCAACCTAAAATATTTAGCAGTTGGAAATGAAGACTGTCAAAATAATCTCATACCTATCTATCAAG GAAATTACCCTGTTTTTTATGAGGCAATCAAACGTGTGTACCCAGATattcaaatcatcacaaactgtGATGCTTCTAAGCAACCATTAACTCACCCTGCAGATTTGTATGACTATCAT CATTACTCACTCACCGCCAATGACATGTTTCACAAGGCTGAAGATTTTGATCATGCGTCCCGCACTGGTCCAAAG GCTTTTGTGAGCGAGTATGCCTTAATTAAGGAAGATGCTGGAAATGGAACCCTGTTGGCAGCTGTAGCAGAAGCTGGTTTCCTGATTGGCTTAGAGAAAAACAG TGATGTTGTCAGCATGGTTAATTATGCTCCCCTCTTTGTGAATACCAATGATAGGAA GTGGACTCCAGATGCAATTGTATTTGATTCTCACCAAGTGTATGGAATTCCAAGCTATTGGTTGATTAAGCTTTTCAAGGAATCAAGTGGAGCCACATTTTTAAATTCAACTCTTCAGACTGATTCTCCTACACTTGCTGCATCTGCAATTTCATGGAAATCTTCTGTAGATGGTACATCGATTTTAAGGATTAAG GTTGCAAACTTGGACAAGAAAGCAGTGATTATTGAGATTTCTATTGAAGGGTTGGAATCAAGTGTGAGTTTTTCAAAGTTAACAAAAACAGTGCTAACATCATCCAATCCAATGGATGAGAACTCTTTTTCAGAGCCAAACAAG GTGGTGCCGAAGGAAAGCCTAATTCAGAATGCTGGGAAGATCATAAATGTCCATATAGATCCAGTTTCAGTTACTTCATTTGATTTTAACATGTAA
- the LOC25495788 gene encoding alpha-L-arabinofuranosidase 1 isoform X3: MKLFMLVFIILGILLSFSQLQILSFSNNVISVHLKAMYLLCIILMAFDPTEGQTAKLVINASRSSGMQIPDTFMGVFFEEINHAGAGGLWAELVNNRGFEAEGEKVPSSLHPWEVIGDKPAIVVSIDQTSVFQRNRNALRMEVHCDHSSSCLPDGVGISNPGFWGMNIEKGKKYKVVFYVRSTEGIDLKVSFVGTNGGKLASSEISGVGVNASTWRRVERVLEATETNHYSSLQITATGKGTVWLDQVSAMPLDTYKGHGFRMDLFQMVAELKPRVFRFPGGCYVEGNVLKNAFQWKQTVGPWENRRGHYGDIWDYWTDDGFGFFEGLQDALDGIEFAIGSPTSRWGSIRASMGHPQPFNLKYLAVGNEDCQNNLIPIYQGNYPVFYEAIKRVYPDIQIITNCDASKQPLTHPADLYDYHHYSLTANDMFHKAEDFDHASRTGPKAFVSEYALIKEDAGNGTLLAAVAEAGFLIGLEKNSDVVSMVNYAPLFVNTNDRKWTPDAIVFDSHQVYGIPSYWLIKLFKESSGATFLNSTLQTDSPTLAASAISWKSSVDGTSILRIKVANLDKKAVIIEISIEGLESSVSFSKLTKTVLTSSNPMDENSFSEPNKVVPKESLIQNAGKIINVHIDPVSVTSFDFNM; encoded by the exons ATGAAGTTGTTCATGCTGGTATTTATTATCCTCGGTATTCTTTTAAG CTTTTCTCAGCTACAAATCCTTTCTTTCTCCAACAATGTCATCTCAG TGCACTTGAAAGCCATGTATCTATTATGTATCATTTTGATGGCATTCGATCCAACTGAGGGTCAAACAGCCAAGTTGGTAATCAATGCTTCTCGGTCATCAGGGATGCAAATCCCTGATACCTTCATGGGAGTGTTTTTTGAG gAGATTAATCACGCTGGTGCTGGTGGACTTTGGGCGGAGCTCGTAAACAACAGAGGTTTTGAAGCTGAGGGAGAAAAAGTTCCTTCCAGTTTGCATCCATGGGAAGTTATTGGAGACAAACCGGCAATTGTTGTATCTATTGACCAGACTTCCGTCTTCCAGCGTAACAGGAATGCATTGAGGATGGAGGTACACTGTGACCACTCCAGTTCATGCCTACCTGATGGGGTTGGCATCTCTAATCCTGGATTCTGGGGCATG AATATTGAGAAGGGGAAGAAATACAAAGTGGTTTTTTATGTTCGTTCAACAGAAGGAATTGATCTAAAAGTTTCATTTGTTGGAACAAATGGTGGAAAATTGGCTTCAAGTGAGATCAG TGGCGTTGGTGTAAATGCATCAACATGGAGAAGGGTGGAACGTGTGCTGGAGGCCACCGAAACTAACCACTACTCAAGCCTTCAAATTACGGCAACCGGGAAAGGGACTGTGTGGTTAGACCAAGTATCGGCTATGCCGTTGGACACTTATAAG GGACATGGCTTCCGTATGGATCTTTTTCAGATGGTGGCAGAATTAAAACCAAGAGTATTTAGATTTCCAG GTGGCTGTTATGTTGAAGGAAATGTGTTAAAAAATGCATTTCAATGGAAACAAACAGTTGGACCTTGGGAGAACAGACGTGGTCACTATGGTGATATTTGGGATTATTGGACGGATGATGGCTTTGGTTTTTTTGAGGGTCTCCAA gATGCCCTTGATGGTATTGAGTTTGCTATAGGAAGTCCCACTTCAAGGTGGGGTTCCATTAGAGCTTCTATGGGACACCCTCAACCTTTCAACCTAAAATATTTAGCAGTTGGAAATGAAGACTGTCAAAATAATCTCATACCTATCTATCAAG GAAATTACCCTGTTTTTTATGAGGCAATCAAACGTGTGTACCCAGATattcaaatcatcacaaactgtGATGCTTCTAAGCAACCATTAACTCACCCTGCAGATTTGTATGACTATCAT CATTACTCACTCACCGCCAATGACATGTTTCACAAGGCTGAAGATTTTGATCATGCGTCCCGCACTGGTCCAAAG GCTTTTGTGAGCGAGTATGCCTTAATTAAGGAAGATGCTGGAAATGGAACCCTGTTGGCAGCTGTAGCAGAAGCTGGTTTCCTGATTGGCTTAGAGAAAAACAG TGATGTTGTCAGCATGGTTAATTATGCTCCCCTCTTTGTGAATACCAATGATAGGAA GTGGACTCCAGATGCAATTGTATTTGATTCTCACCAAGTGTATGGAATTCCAAGCTATTGGTTGATTAAGCTTTTCAAGGAATCAAGTGGAGCCACATTTTTAAATTCAACTCTTCAGACTGATTCTCCTACACTTGCTGCATCTGCAATTTCATGGAAATCTTCTGTAGATGGTACATCGATTTTAAGGATTAAG GTTGCAAACTTGGACAAGAAAGCAGTGATTATTGAGATTTCTATTGAAGGGTTGGAATCAAGTGTGAGTTTTTCAAAGTTAACAAAAACAGTGCTAACATCATCCAATCCAATGGATGAGAACTCTTTTTCAGAGCCAAACAAG GTGGTGCCGAAGGAAAGCCTAATTCAGAATGCTGGGAAGATCATAAATGTCCATATAGATCCAGTTTCAGTTACTTCATTTGATTTTAACATGTAA
- the LOC120575971 gene encoding uncharacterized protein — protein MRTVQAELCATVLWSIWKSRNLGLWENVTETKSNIVARAKHLIEDWRFANKKQQMHDCQQQNTAAVTLPYAQQNTVSRPGVCRWQRPARGRFKCNIDASFSTSTNKVGLGMCIRDEEGRFVLAKTMWFSLVCSVDIGEALGLYHAVRWVHDLQLPLVDFKVNSKRIVDYFKHGNADITEVLLWRIQGTIALLTNSIVEFTRRQPNEVAHELAQAAFCKSMPQFYYESSLKSYCL, from the exons ATGAGGACA GTTCAGGCTGAATTGTGTGCAACAGTATTGTGGAGCATTTGGAAAAGTAGGAACCTGGGATTATGGGAAAATGTGACTGAAACGAAAAGCAATATAGTTGCGAGGGCCAAGCATTTAATCGAGGATTGGAGGTTTGCTAACAAGAAGCAGCAGATGCACGACTGTCAACAGCAAAACACAGCTGCTGTCACACTGCCATATGCACAGCAGAATACGGTTTCAAGGCCAGGGGTATGTAGATGGCAGAGACCGGCACGCGGAAGGTTTAAGTGTAACATTGATGCATCTTTTTCGACTTCTACGAATAAGGTGGGTCTAGGTATGTGTATCCGTGATGAGGAGGGGCGTTTTGTCCTCGCAAAAACAATGTGGTTTTCGCTGGTTTGCTCAGTTGATATAGGAGAAGCTCTAGGTCTCTATCATGCCGTTCGGTGGGTACATGACTTGCAGCTGCCTCTTGTTGATTTTAAAGTCAATTCAAAGCGTATTGTAGATTACTTTAAGCACGGAAATGCTGACATTACTGAAGTGTTATTATGGAGGATACAAGGAACTATTGCTCTCTTAACAAACTCTATTGTCGAGTTTACTAGGAGGCAACCGAATGAGGTTGCCCACGAATTGGCACAGGCAGCCTTTTGCAAGTCTATGCCACAGTTTTACTACGAGTCGTCACTAAAATCTTATTGTCTTTAG
- the LOC25495788 gene encoding alpha-L-arabinofuranosidase 1 isoform X2: MSSFFSFSQLQILSFSNNVISVHLKAMYLLCIILMAFDPTEGQTAKLVINASRSSGMQIPDTFMGVFFEEINHAGAGGLWAELVNNRGFEAEGEKVPSSLHPWEVIGDKPAIVVSIDQTSVFQRNRNALRMEVHCDHSSSCLPDGVGISNPGFWGMNIEKGKKYKVVFYVRSTEGIDLKVSFVGTNGGKLASSEISGVGVNASTWRRVERVLEATETNHYSSLQITATGKGTVWLDQVSAMPLDTYKGHGFRMDLFQMVAELKPRVFRFPGGCYVEGNVLKNAFQWKQTVGPWENRRGHYGDIWDYWTDDGFGFFEGLQLAEDLNALPIWVFNNGISHSEQVNVSAISPFVQDALDGIEFAIGSPTSRWGSIRASMGHPQPFNLKYLAVGNEDCQNNLIPIYQGNYPVFYEAIKRVYPDIQIITNCDASKQPLTHPADLYDYHHYSLTANDMFHKAEDFDHASRTGPKAFVSEYALIKEDAGNGTLLAAVAEAGFLIGLEKNSDVVSMVNYAPLFVNTNDRKWTPDAIVFDSHQVYGIPSYWLIKLFKESSGATFLNSTLQTDSPTLAASAISWKSSVDGTSILRIKVANLDKKAVIIEISIEGLESSVSFSKLTKTVLTSSNPMDENSFSEPNKVVPKESLIQNAGKIINVHIDPVSVTSFDFNM; this comes from the exons ATGTCATCTTTCTTCAGCTTTTCTCAGCTACAAATCCTTTCTTTCTCCAACAATGTCATCTCAG TGCACTTGAAAGCCATGTATCTATTATGTATCATTTTGATGGCATTCGATCCAACTGAGGGTCAAACAGCCAAGTTGGTAATCAATGCTTCTCGGTCATCAGGGATGCAAATCCCTGATACCTTCATGGGAGTGTTTTTTGAG gAGATTAATCACGCTGGTGCTGGTGGACTTTGGGCGGAGCTCGTAAACAACAGAGGTTTTGAAGCTGAGGGAGAAAAAGTTCCTTCCAGTTTGCATCCATGGGAAGTTATTGGAGACAAACCGGCAATTGTTGTATCTATTGACCAGACTTCCGTCTTCCAGCGTAACAGGAATGCATTGAGGATGGAGGTACACTGTGACCACTCCAGTTCATGCCTACCTGATGGGGTTGGCATCTCTAATCCTGGATTCTGGGGCATG AATATTGAGAAGGGGAAGAAATACAAAGTGGTTTTTTATGTTCGTTCAACAGAAGGAATTGATCTAAAAGTTTCATTTGTTGGAACAAATGGTGGAAAATTGGCTTCAAGTGAGATCAG TGGCGTTGGTGTAAATGCATCAACATGGAGAAGGGTGGAACGTGTGCTGGAGGCCACCGAAACTAACCACTACTCAAGCCTTCAAATTACGGCAACCGGGAAAGGGACTGTGTGGTTAGACCAAGTATCGGCTATGCCGTTGGACACTTATAAG GGACATGGCTTCCGTATGGATCTTTTTCAGATGGTGGCAGAATTAAAACCAAGAGTATTTAGATTTCCAG GTGGCTGTTATGTTGAAGGAAATGTGTTAAAAAATGCATTTCAATGGAAACAAACAGTTGGACCTTGGGAGAACAGACGTGGTCACTATGGTGATATTTGGGATTATTGGACGGATGATGGCTTTGGTTTTTTTGAGGGTCTCCAA CTAGCGGAGGATCTTAATGCATTGCCAATATGGGTTTTTAACAATG GTATCAGCCATAGTGAACAAGTTAATGTCTCTGCCATTTCACCATTTGTACAA gATGCCCTTGATGGTATTGAGTTTGCTATAGGAAGTCCCACTTCAAGGTGGGGTTCCATTAGAGCTTCTATGGGACACCCTCAACCTTTCAACCTAAAATATTTAGCAGTTGGAAATGAAGACTGTCAAAATAATCTCATACCTATCTATCAAG GAAATTACCCTGTTTTTTATGAGGCAATCAAACGTGTGTACCCAGATattcaaatcatcacaaactgtGATGCTTCTAAGCAACCATTAACTCACCCTGCAGATTTGTATGACTATCAT CATTACTCACTCACCGCCAATGACATGTTTCACAAGGCTGAAGATTTTGATCATGCGTCCCGCACTGGTCCAAAG GCTTTTGTGAGCGAGTATGCCTTAATTAAGGAAGATGCTGGAAATGGAACCCTGTTGGCAGCTGTAGCAGAAGCTGGTTTCCTGATTGGCTTAGAGAAAAACAG TGATGTTGTCAGCATGGTTAATTATGCTCCCCTCTTTGTGAATACCAATGATAGGAA GTGGACTCCAGATGCAATTGTATTTGATTCTCACCAAGTGTATGGAATTCCAAGCTATTGGTTGATTAAGCTTTTCAAGGAATCAAGTGGAGCCACATTTTTAAATTCAACTCTTCAGACTGATTCTCCTACACTTGCTGCATCTGCAATTTCATGGAAATCTTCTGTAGATGGTACATCGATTTTAAGGATTAAG GTTGCAAACTTGGACAAGAAAGCAGTGATTATTGAGATTTCTATTGAAGGGTTGGAATCAAGTGTGAGTTTTTCAAAGTTAACAAAAACAGTGCTAACATCATCCAATCCAATGGATGAGAACTCTTTTTCAGAGCCAAACAAG GTGGTGCCGAAGGAAAGCCTAATTCAGAATGCTGGGAAGATCATAAATGTCCATATAGATCCAGTTTCAGTTACTTCATTTGATTTTAACATGTAA
- the LOC120575950 gene encoding putative defensin-like protein 244 — protein sequence MIMKLGSILLMVGALSVLFTLTYGSGVDYCLKEIVVDGSCKDHWPHGRDCTDEFINGVGSWTMAKDCQCQQLSSNKRRCQCCINCPDKANVLSDAFHVNVTHDRCSK from the exons ATGATAATGAAGTTGGGAAGCATTCTCTTAATGGTTGGGGCTTTATCTGTTCTCTTCACCCTCACCTACGGATCTG GTGTGGACTACTGTCTCAAAGAAATTGTAGTTGATGGAAGCTGTAAAGATCATTGGCCACATGGACGTGATTGTACAGATGAATTCATTAATGGAGTAGGATCATGGACCATGGCTAAAGATTGTCAATGTCAACAACTTTCAAGTAATAAGCGTCGATGTCAATGTTGTATCAATTGTCCGGATAAAGCCAACGTATTAAGCGACGCTTTTCATGTTAACGTTACACATGATAGATGTAGCaagtaa
- the LOC25495788 gene encoding alpha-L-arabinofuranosidase 1 isoform X1, whose product MKLFMLVFIILGILLSFSQLQILSFSNNVISVHLKAMYLLCIILMAFDPTEGQTAKLVINASRSSGMQIPDTFMGVFFEEINHAGAGGLWAELVNNRGFEAEGEKVPSSLHPWEVIGDKPAIVVSIDQTSVFQRNRNALRMEVHCDHSSSCLPDGVGISNPGFWGMNIEKGKKYKVVFYVRSTEGIDLKVSFVGTNGGKLASSEISGVGVNASTWRRVERVLEATETNHYSSLQITATGKGTVWLDQVSAMPLDTYKGHGFRMDLFQMVAELKPRVFRFPGGCYVEGNVLKNAFQWKQTVGPWENRRGHYGDIWDYWTDDGFGFFEGLQLAEDLNALPIWVFNNGISHSEQVNVSAISPFVQDALDGIEFAIGSPTSRWGSIRASMGHPQPFNLKYLAVGNEDCQNNLIPIYQGNYPVFYEAIKRVYPDIQIITNCDASKQPLTHPADLYDYHHYSLTANDMFHKAEDFDHASRTGPKAFVSEYALIKEDAGNGTLLAAVAEAGFLIGLEKNSDVVSMVNYAPLFVNTNDRKWTPDAIVFDSHQVYGIPSYWLIKLFKESSGATFLNSTLQTDSPTLAASAISWKSSVDGTSILRIKVANLDKKAVIIEISIEGLESSVSFSKLTKTVLTSSNPMDENSFSEPNKVVPKESLIQNAGKIINVHIDPVSVTSFDFNM is encoded by the exons ATGAAGTTGTTCATGCTGGTATTTATTATCCTCGGTATTCTTTTAAG CTTTTCTCAGCTACAAATCCTTTCTTTCTCCAACAATGTCATCTCAG TGCACTTGAAAGCCATGTATCTATTATGTATCATTTTGATGGCATTCGATCCAACTGAGGGTCAAACAGCCAAGTTGGTAATCAATGCTTCTCGGTCATCAGGGATGCAAATCCCTGATACCTTCATGGGAGTGTTTTTTGAG gAGATTAATCACGCTGGTGCTGGTGGACTTTGGGCGGAGCTCGTAAACAACAGAGGTTTTGAAGCTGAGGGAGAAAAAGTTCCTTCCAGTTTGCATCCATGGGAAGTTATTGGAGACAAACCGGCAATTGTTGTATCTATTGACCAGACTTCCGTCTTCCAGCGTAACAGGAATGCATTGAGGATGGAGGTACACTGTGACCACTCCAGTTCATGCCTACCTGATGGGGTTGGCATCTCTAATCCTGGATTCTGGGGCATG AATATTGAGAAGGGGAAGAAATACAAAGTGGTTTTTTATGTTCGTTCAACAGAAGGAATTGATCTAAAAGTTTCATTTGTTGGAACAAATGGTGGAAAATTGGCTTCAAGTGAGATCAG TGGCGTTGGTGTAAATGCATCAACATGGAGAAGGGTGGAACGTGTGCTGGAGGCCACCGAAACTAACCACTACTCAAGCCTTCAAATTACGGCAACCGGGAAAGGGACTGTGTGGTTAGACCAAGTATCGGCTATGCCGTTGGACACTTATAAG GGACATGGCTTCCGTATGGATCTTTTTCAGATGGTGGCAGAATTAAAACCAAGAGTATTTAGATTTCCAG GTGGCTGTTATGTTGAAGGAAATGTGTTAAAAAATGCATTTCAATGGAAACAAACAGTTGGACCTTGGGAGAACAGACGTGGTCACTATGGTGATATTTGGGATTATTGGACGGATGATGGCTTTGGTTTTTTTGAGGGTCTCCAA CTAGCGGAGGATCTTAATGCATTGCCAATATGGGTTTTTAACAATG GTATCAGCCATAGTGAACAAGTTAATGTCTCTGCCATTTCACCATTTGTACAA gATGCCCTTGATGGTATTGAGTTTGCTATAGGAAGTCCCACTTCAAGGTGGGGTTCCATTAGAGCTTCTATGGGACACCCTCAACCTTTCAACCTAAAATATTTAGCAGTTGGAAATGAAGACTGTCAAAATAATCTCATACCTATCTATCAAG GAAATTACCCTGTTTTTTATGAGGCAATCAAACGTGTGTACCCAGATattcaaatcatcacaaactgtGATGCTTCTAAGCAACCATTAACTCACCCTGCAGATTTGTATGACTATCAT CATTACTCACTCACCGCCAATGACATGTTTCACAAGGCTGAAGATTTTGATCATGCGTCCCGCACTGGTCCAAAG GCTTTTGTGAGCGAGTATGCCTTAATTAAGGAAGATGCTGGAAATGGAACCCTGTTGGCAGCTGTAGCAGAAGCTGGTTTCCTGATTGGCTTAGAGAAAAACAG TGATGTTGTCAGCATGGTTAATTATGCTCCCCTCTTTGTGAATACCAATGATAGGAA GTGGACTCCAGATGCAATTGTATTTGATTCTCACCAAGTGTATGGAATTCCAAGCTATTGGTTGATTAAGCTTTTCAAGGAATCAAGTGGAGCCACATTTTTAAATTCAACTCTTCAGACTGATTCTCCTACACTTGCTGCATCTGCAATTTCATGGAAATCTTCTGTAGATGGTACATCGATTTTAAGGATTAAG GTTGCAAACTTGGACAAGAAAGCAGTGATTATTGAGATTTCTATTGAAGGGTTGGAATCAAGTGTGAGTTTTTCAAAGTTAACAAAAACAGTGCTAACATCATCCAATCCAATGGATGAGAACTCTTTTTCAGAGCCAAACAAG GTGGTGCCGAAGGAAAGCCTAATTCAGAATGCTGGGAAGATCATAAATGTCCATATAGATCCAGTTTCAGTTACTTCATTTGATTTTAACATGTAA